From the Pseudomonas sp. VD-NE ins genome, the window TGCGGCCACTTCTCCGCGTGAACTGCCGGTCAAACTGGCTGACTTGAAATCGCGCCTGACCCTGGCGCTGATTTTTCAGATGCGTCCGCTCTCCGATGAAGACAAGTTGCGCGCTCTGCAATTGCGCGCATCGCGTCGCGGTCTGCACCTGACCGACGAGGTCGGGCATTTTATTTTGACTCGCGGCACTCGCAGCATGAGTGCCCTGTTTGACTTGCTTGAACAGCTCGATCAGGCCTCTTTGCAGGCTCAGCGCAAGCTGACCATCCCCTTCCTGAAAGAAACGCTGGGCTGGTAACGGCGCGGCTTTCAGCGTGTTTCGGCATATTTCAGGCGCCAGAAAATCCGCTTTCCTGCACGGTGTGCAGGCGGCGTATCGGTTCAAATGGGCTTAAGCGCTTAGATGTAAACGAGAAACCGGGAAGTCACAAAAAGATCGATTGAATTTGCAAATGAGGCTGATAGCGGGCATAGTCTCGGCTTCTTTACAACTATCAGCCACGGTCGTGCCCATGCTAAAGCGCTTCGCACCCCTCGTGCCTCTCGCACTCGTCACCCTGTTATACGGTTGCGCTGCTCATTCTCCAGTTCAAGAGCAGCCTCAACAGGTTAAAAATTCTGCCACGGCTCAGTCTTCCGTTATTTACCAGGAAGAGCTGGACACCGAAAAAGAACTCAACGAATTCAATGGCAAGAAGCCTTATCAGCTTCCTGTTCTGGCCGACAGCATCCTCGAACGCGGCATGTCCCTGATCGGTACCCGTTACCGTTTCGGCGGTACCTCTGAAGCCGGTTTTGATTGCAGTGGTTTCATCGGTTATCTGTTCCGCGAAGAAGCCGGCATGAACCTGCCACGCTCGACTCGCGAAATGATCAACGTCGATGCGCCGCTGGTCTCGCGCAGCAACCTTGAGCCGGGCGATCTGCTGTTCTTCGCCACCAACGGTCGTCGCGGTCGTGTCAGTCACGCCGGGATCTACCTCGGTGACAACCAGTTCATTCACTCCAGCAGTCGTCGCAGCGGCGGTGTTCGCATCGACAGCCTGGGTGACAGCTACTGGAGCAAGACCTTCATCGAAGCGAAACGCGCTTTGGCCAACGCTCCGACAGTCGTCACTGCTCGCAAGTAATTCCCCTGTTGTCGCTGCGTTCGCGGCGACAATCAGGCTCCCGGCAACAGAGTAGACGTATACTTTACAAGGTGAAGTTA encodes:
- a CDS encoding C40 family peptidase, giving the protein MLKRFAPLVPLALVTLLYGCAAHSPVQEQPQQVKNSATAQSSVIYQEELDTEKELNEFNGKKPYQLPVLADSILERGMSLIGTRYRFGGTSEAGFDCSGFIGYLFREEAGMNLPRSTREMINVDAPLVSRSNLEPGDLLFFATNGRRGRVSHAGIYLGDNQFIHSSSRRSGGVRIDSLGDSYWSKTFIEAKRALANAPTVVTARK